From one Candidatus Methanoplasma termitum genomic stretch:
- a CDS encoding IS5-like element ISMte1 family transposase, with protein MAEMGWDRQYNRHWDEYNQRLVERGRIFWDLSWVPKHLDEIGSNEKKRGRPRLYGDALISYVSRVRTVTGIPFRMLEGLFKPVFDLIGIEVPSYPTLWRRCTSLEAAAGIKATARKRNVAVDSTGIKVTVRGGWMREKWKVHKGWLKLHILSDVETNEILAFVATDERSSDAKHLLALVDAALAAGHGIAKVLADGAYDTRKNWNGMRERKIEFIAHIRKNASTTSRGCTVRSAHVRERNAIGEDEWRKRYGYNMRWKVESVFSDLKRMFGESVSSKTFENMVAEISRSIECFNMMKAAGM; from the coding sequence ATGGCAGAGATGGGATGGGACAGACAGTATAATAGACATTGGGATGAGTATAACCAAAGACTTGTCGAACGGGGAAGGATATTTTGGGACCTTTCATGGGTCCCTAAGCATCTGGATGAGATAGGTTCGAATGAAAAGAAACGAGGACGGCCGCGTTTGTACGGGGATGCTCTGATATCTTATGTTTCCAGGGTCAGGACGGTCACGGGCATCCCCTTCAGGATGCTGGAGGGTCTTTTCAAGCCCGTGTTCGATCTGATCGGGATAGAGGTGCCGAGCTATCCGACGCTTTGGAGGCGCTGTACCTCTCTGGAAGCGGCAGCCGGTATCAAGGCGACCGCGCGCAAGAGGAACGTTGCGGTCGACAGTACAGGGATAAAGGTCACCGTCAGGGGAGGATGGATGAGGGAGAAGTGGAAGGTGCACAAAGGATGGCTTAAACTTCACATTCTCTCTGATGTGGAGACGAACGAGATCCTCGCATTCGTGGCGACGGACGAACGATCAAGCGATGCCAAGCACCTGCTGGCACTTGTGGATGCGGCCTTGGCCGCAGGCCACGGGATAGCGAAGGTGCTTGCGGACGGGGCGTATGACACGAGGAAGAACTGGAATGGGATGAGGGAGAGGAAGATAGAGTTCATAGCCCACATCAGGAAGAATGCTTCGACGACATCCAGAGGATGCACCGTGAGAAGCGCGCATGTACGGGAGAGGAACGCAATAGGCGAGGACGAGTGGCGTAAGAGGTACGGCTATAACATGAGATGGAAAGTGGAATCGGTCTTCTCCGACCTCAAGAGGATGTTCGGAGAATCCGTTTCTTCGAAGACGTTCGAGAACATGGTGGCGGAGATCTCCAGGAGCATCGAGTGCTTTAATATGATGAAGGCGGCAGGTATGTGA
- a CDS encoding response regulator codes for MHVLIVDDNAALQAVLAEVIADADNTVEVVSSADTAYPLIISHSHDVMIIDIDMHNGEGLALLNRMQSTVPPIDIPVVVIRSKNKQIPQDISMIKGHIEKPFSSSDVRREINKALAANAEANDPPQMLEEKIEETIPESKTFIQRKVPFGRSYVLFRSSPAAINDLIASFDNEGCDVLVVTTRKRKTITEWFRSDNVKALTMTVRLFGGRSSIYSLGSMIEEVDEFIRNGNRPVVAFDNLNEIINRNGMNSALTALHQMITKKYGKSVSFLVSVDPETFTAKDRGILLKQMEDFDKIGE; via the coding sequence ATGCATGTTCTGATAGTGGATGACAATGCTGCCCTTCAGGCGGTCCTGGCCGAAGTTATTGCCGATGCAGACAATACGGTCGAGGTCGTTTCTTCCGCCGATACGGCTTATCCGTTAATTATTTCGCATAGCCACGATGTGATGATCATCGATATCGACATGCACAACGGGGAGGGGCTGGCGCTTTTGAACAGGATGCAGAGCACCGTTCCTCCTATAGATATCCCCGTCGTGGTGATCCGAAGCAAGAACAAACAGATACCGCAGGACATCTCGATGATAAAGGGTCATATCGAGAAACCATTCTCATCGTCCGATGTCCGGAGGGAGATAAACAAAGCTCTGGCCGCAAATGCCGAAGCGAACGATCCGCCTCAAATGCTGGAAGAGAAGATCGAAGAGACCATCCCAGAGAGTAAGACCTTTATTCAAAGGAAAGTACCCTTTGGGAGATCATATGTTTTGTTCCGCAGCAGTCCGGCCGCGATAAATGATCTGATAGCATCGTTTGACAATGAAGGTTGCGATGTGCTCGTTGTAACGACCAGAAAAAGGAAGACAATAACAGAATGGTTCAGGAGCGATAATGTAAAAGCTCTTACAATGACGGTAAGGCTGTTCGGCGGCCGTTCAAGCATATATAGCCTCGGCTCTATGATCGAGGAAGTGGATGAATTCATAAGGAACGGTAACAGGCCGGTGGTCGCATTTGATAACCTTAATGAAATAATAAACAGGAATGGAATGAATTCCGCACTGACGGCGTTACACCAAATGATCACAAAGAAATATGGCAAGAGTGTATCGTTCCTTGTTTCCGTCGACCCTGAAACGTTCACTGCGAAAGATAGAGGGATTCTGCTGAAACAAATGGAAGATTTTGATAAGATCGGTGAATAA
- the eno gene encoding phosphopyruvate hydratase, with translation MKIEKVWAREVLDSRGNPTVEAELTVRGKKITAIAPSGASTGTWEAHELRDGGSRYKGKGVLTAIENIKGEIAKTLVGMDPSDQRSIDYALIDLDGTDNKTRLGGNALVAVSLAAVKAGAYALGKEVYEHVGNDHVTLPVPMFNIINGGKHAGGDLSIQECMIVPAGADSFSECLRASSEIYMELKSILKKKYGASAVNIGDEGGFAPPLGTVAEALETIISAISAAGYSSGKDVFLAIDAASSEFYDNGVYDVDGMKLSAGELADHYADLADMFPLISIEDPFFEDDFDTTAELTSMIGKNVQVVGDDLFVTNTRRLCKGIEMGSANAMLLKVNQIGTVTESADAAQVSFDNGYNVVVSHRSGESEDTTIADLSVGWGCGEIKTGAPARGERTAKYNRLLRIEEELGSKAVFPGKKVFRV, from the coding sequence ATGAAGATCGAAAAAGTATGGGCCAGAGAGGTACTCGACTCCAGGGGGAACCCCACTGTCGAGGCCGAACTCACTGTGCGCGGGAAGAAAATAACTGCGATCGCTCCATCGGGAGCATCAACAGGCACATGGGAGGCCCATGAGTTGAGGGACGGCGGCAGCAGATACAAAGGAAAAGGCGTTCTCACCGCTATCGAGAATATAAAAGGAGAGATAGCAAAGACGTTGGTGGGAATGGATCCGTCAGACCAAAGAAGCATCGACTATGCCCTGATAGACCTGGACGGGACCGACAATAAAACAAGGCTCGGCGGTAATGCTCTGGTCGCAGTATCTCTCGCGGCGGTCAAAGCCGGAGCTTATGCTCTGGGAAAAGAGGTCTATGAGCATGTTGGAAATGATCATGTCACTCTTCCTGTACCAATGTTCAATATAATCAACGGAGGAAAACATGCCGGAGGGGACCTCAGTATACAAGAGTGTATGATCGTTCCAGCTGGCGCAGATTCGTTCTCTGAGTGTCTGAGGGCTTCCTCGGAGATATACATGGAGCTGAAATCCATTTTGAAAAAGAAATACGGCGCAAGTGCGGTGAACATCGGCGACGAAGGCGGGTTCGCCCCACCGCTCGGAACCGTCGCAGAGGCGCTGGAAACGATAATCTCCGCAATATCCGCAGCAGGATACTCTTCAGGAAAGGATGTTTTCCTTGCTATCGACGCAGCTTCGTCGGAATTCTATGACAACGGCGTCTATGACGTCGACGGAATGAAACTTTCCGCGGGGGAGCTGGCAGACCATTATGCAGATCTGGCTGACATGTTCCCTCTGATAAGTATAGAGGATCCGTTCTTCGAGGATGATTTTGACACAACGGCTGAGCTTACATCAATGATCGGGAAGAATGTCCAGGTCGTCGGGGACGATCTCTTTGTAACGAACACAAGACGTTTGTGCAAAGGCATCGAAATGGGCTCCGCCAATGCCATGCTTCTGAAAGTGAATCAGATCGGGACAGTGACCGAATCGGCAGACGCGGCACAGGTGAGTTTTGACAACGGTTACAATGTGGTGGTGTCACACAGGTCCGGAGAGTCCGAGGACACAACGATCGCAGATCTTTCCGTCGGCTGGGGATGCGGCGAAATAAAGACAGGCGCCCCCGCAAGGGGAGAGCGCACCGCAAAGTACAATCGGCTGCTGAGGATAGAAGAGGAACTGGGGTCAAAAGCCGTCTTCCCGGGAAAGAAAGTATTCAGAGTGTGA
- a CDS encoding bifunctional folylpolyglutamate synthase/dihydrofolate synthase has translation MDEDALSWLFSFTAQGIKLDLDNTNALLKKLGDPQLGMKYVHVGGSDGKGSISSSIASILISSGIRTGLYTSPHIEDFNERITVNGEMITDAEAEEILERMRGCVKEMESAGKTPTFFELITVMAFLHFKNKGVEYAVLEVGMGGRLDSTNVIIPEVSVIGNISMEHTEYLGDTIEKIAFEKAGIIKPGVPCVTLNGGPAFNVLRKAADERGAPITRIDPTDIIIKKMDEKGVDFSYKEERYRISIPGSRQADNASMAIEAVAKLKIYGHCLRCNVKKGLRDVRWPCRLEKIPELPIILDVTHTAAGSKALAEDISKIYGKVDVVIGMLKDKDPDTMAENISMISDRTFITMLDTERTAGLETLLRAFGNKLPEVIACENVSDAMDTAMSKNSGRNILVTGSFHTTGEVITWLKKMYPGSWIYSQRIMEEEHTREGRRKD, from the coding sequence ATGGACGAAGATGCGCTTTCGTGGCTGTTCTCATTCACAGCGCAAGGAATAAAATTAGATCTGGATAATACGAATGCCCTGTTAAAAAAACTCGGCGACCCGCAACTTGGAATGAAATATGTGCATGTCGGCGGAAGCGACGGAAAAGGCTCCATTTCCTCAAGTATAGCATCGATCCTGATATCATCGGGCATAAGAACGGGGCTGTACACATCGCCCCATATAGAGGATTTCAACGAGCGCATCACCGTCAACGGGGAGATGATAACGGATGCGGAGGCGGAAGAGATACTGGAAAGAATGAGGGGTTGCGTCAAAGAGATGGAATCCGCGGGGAAGACGCCCACATTCTTCGAATTGATAACGGTAATGGCGTTCCTTCACTTCAAGAACAAAGGCGTGGAATATGCCGTTCTGGAGGTCGGGATGGGCGGGAGGTTGGACTCCACCAATGTGATAATCCCGGAAGTAAGCGTTATCGGCAACATCAGTATGGAACACACTGAATATCTCGGCGATACGATTGAAAAGATAGCTTTTGAGAAAGCCGGGATAATAAAACCAGGCGTACCTTGCGTCACATTGAACGGCGGCCCTGCGTTCAATGTTCTTAGGAAAGCGGCAGATGAAAGAGGCGCACCGATCACCCGCATCGACCCGACAGACATCATCATCAAAAAAATGGATGAGAAAGGAGTCGATTTCAGTTACAAAGAGGAAAGATACAGGATCTCCATTCCCGGAAGCCGTCAGGCGGACAATGCGTCAATGGCGATCGAGGCCGTGGCCAAATTGAAGATATACGGTCACTGCCTGAGATGCAACGTAAAGAAAGGGCTCAGGGATGTGAGGTGGCCGTGCAGGCTGGAGAAGATCCCCGAGTTGCCGATAATATTGGACGTCACCCACACTGCGGCGGGTTCGAAAGCTCTCGCAGAAGATATATCAAAAATATACGGTAAGGTAGATGTTGTTATAGGGATGCTCAAAGATAAAGACCCAGACACAATGGCAGAGAATATTTCCATGATCTCGGACAGGACGTTCATCACCATGCTCGATACCGAGAGGACCGCAGGACTGGAAACCCTTCTAAGAGCATTCGGCAATAAACTTCCGGAGGTCATTGCCTGCGAGAACGTGTCCGACGCTATGGATACGGCGATGTCAAAGAATAGCGGCAGAAATATATTGGTAACAGGGTCGTTTCACACGACAGGGGAGGTAATAACATGGCTGAAAAAGATGTATCCCGGATCTTGGATATACTCTCAAAGGATTATGGAAGAGGAGCATACCCGGGAAGGTCGTCGGAAGGACTGA
- a CDS encoding DNA topoisomerase I, whose product MRKLIITEKANAARRISTILSDGKSKSESGKDVTVIKFEAGGDEYTVVSLRGHILELDYPEEYNDWGGISPVDMVYAEPIKKVKVKSILNKIGEFVKTSDEIIIATDFDREGELIGMETVTAVNADLSKVKRAKFSALTKGEVEKAFSELTEPDKKLADAAEARQIIDLSWGAVLTRLVSLSSGQVGKNFMSVGRVQSPTLKLLVDRHEEIENFVPVPFWNIIGKFGMLAFKGVHVKNPFWSKDDADKVMSAIADAKTGKVKAYTVSMKEEYRPAPFDTTMMQVEANKIGIPPSVAMKLAEDLYTSGYISYPRTENTEYPKSLSMKGVLEKLKDSEFKEEVEEILKQDKIVPSRGKKRTTDHPPIYPTAGASSDKMKGDKWKLYELIVRRFLATVGPNATAEITDCEIEVAGETFKADGYVQKDPGWKKYYKKYLKSAESRVPKLNVGGEIEIRSKNLEESETKPPYRYNQGSLIQEMDRLQLGTKSTRHEIIGKLFSRNYVEGNNLIPTASGTALTKSLEKHGGGITEPEMTSKLESDMIDISEGNNTLTEVVKESQNMLFVVAKKITSEKEQFGEDIRSALRSEQFIGLCPTCGSSMTIKKSKNGKFIGCDGYPECARAYPLPRGAMIQTTETACPECGLAQLKIIRKGMPPVIQCIDPKCKCNTEKNNLGLCPTCHKGTIRIMFSKGGRRFAGCSEWPKCTQTYPLRPRGTVAPSGDQCAVCGAPEVQFNGHRECINPDCDTRGGKTRKTPVNKATVKKTGTKTVPTKKGTSTKTKKEIA is encoded by the coding sequence ATGAGAAAACTGATTATTACGGAGAAGGCTAATGCCGCGAGGAGGATTTCCACAATATTGTCTGACGGAAAATCAAAATCCGAATCGGGAAAGGACGTCACTGTGATAAAATTCGAAGCGGGAGGGGACGAATATACAGTTGTGAGCCTTAGGGGGCACATTTTAGAACTGGACTATCCCGAAGAATACAACGACTGGGGCGGCATCTCTCCGGTGGACATGGTATATGCCGAGCCGATCAAAAAAGTAAAAGTAAAATCCATACTCAATAAGATCGGGGAATTTGTTAAGACCTCCGATGAGATAATAATCGCAACCGACTTTGACAGAGAAGGAGAGCTTATCGGGATGGAAACAGTTACCGCCGTGAACGCCGATCTCTCCAAAGTCAAACGCGCTAAGTTCAGCGCACTCACAAAGGGAGAAGTGGAAAAAGCATTCTCCGAACTCACAGAGCCTGATAAAAAGCTCGCCGATGCCGCTGAGGCCAGGCAGATCATCGACCTTTCGTGGGGCGCAGTGCTTACAAGGCTTGTTTCCTTGTCGTCCGGTCAGGTCGGAAAGAATTTCATGTCTGTCGGAAGAGTTCAAAGCCCTACGCTCAAATTGTTGGTGGACCGCCATGAAGAGATCGAAAACTTCGTTCCGGTCCCGTTCTGGAACATAATAGGGAAATTCGGCATGCTGGCTTTCAAAGGAGTGCATGTAAAGAATCCGTTCTGGAGCAAAGACGATGCGGATAAGGTAATGTCTGCGATCGCCGACGCTAAGACCGGGAAGGTCAAAGCATACACTGTTTCCATGAAGGAAGAGTACCGCCCCGCCCCCTTCGACACCACAATGATGCAGGTGGAGGCCAACAAGATCGGCATCCCGCCCAGCGTAGCGATGAAACTCGCAGAGGATCTGTACACCAGCGGTTACATTTCATATCCCAGGACAGAGAACACCGAATACCCGAAGAGCCTCAGCATGAAGGGAGTTCTTGAAAAGCTCAAAGACTCAGAGTTCAAAGAAGAGGTTGAGGAGATACTCAAACAAGACAAGATCGTCCCCTCCAGGGGGAAGAAGAGGACCACCGATCATCCGCCCATATACCCTACGGCCGGTGCAAGCTCGGATAAGATGAAGGGCGATAAGTGGAAACTTTACGAGCTCATAGTAAGAAGGTTCCTGGCAACAGTGGGTCCCAACGCAACAGCCGAGATCACCGACTGCGAGATCGAAGTTGCGGGAGAAACGTTCAAGGCCGACGGTTATGTCCAAAAAGATCCGGGCTGGAAGAAATACTATAAGAAGTACCTTAAGTCCGCAGAGAGCCGCGTTCCGAAGTTGAATGTCGGGGGCGAGATCGAGATAAGATCGAAGAACCTCGAAGAATCAGAGACAAAGCCGCCATACAGATACAATCAGGGATCCCTTATCCAAGAAATGGACAGATTACAGCTGGGAACAAAGAGTACACGGCATGAGATCATCGGAAAGCTGTTCTCCAGGAACTATGTTGAGGGGAACAATCTCATCCCCACTGCCAGCGGTACCGCTCTCACCAAGTCGTTAGAGAAACACGGCGGCGGCATCACCGAACCGGAAATGACATCGAAACTCGAATCCGACATGATCGATATAAGTGAAGGCAACAACACTTTAACGGAAGTTGTAAAAGAATCACAGAATATGCTTTTCGTTGTCGCAAAGAAGATTACTTCCGAAAAGGAACAGTTCGGCGAGGACATAAGATCCGCTTTGAGGTCTGAACAGTTCATAGGCTTGTGTCCCACCTGCGGCAGCAGCATGACCATCAAGAAATCAAAGAATGGGAAATTCATCGGATGCGATGGGTACCCGGAGTGCGCAAGAGCATATCCTTTACCGAGAGGTGCGATGATACAGACCACCGAGACGGCCTGTCCGGAATGCGGACTTGCGCAACTTAAGATCATAAGGAAGGGCATGCCGCCGGTGATCCAATGTATAGATCCAAAGTGCAAGTGCAACACCGAGAAGAATAATCTCGGCCTGTGTCCGACCTGTCATAAGGGTACGATCAGGATAATGTTCTCTAAAGGCGGCAGACGCTTTGCGGGATGTTCGGAATGGCCAAAATGCACTCAGACCTACCCGCTCAGGCCGAGAGGCACAGTGGCGCCTTCCGGCGATCAATGCGCAGTATGCGGCGCTCCGGAGGTGCAGTTCAACGGCCACAGAGAGTGCATCAACCCCGACTGCGATACCCGCGGGGGAAAGACCCGTAAGACGCCTGTCAACAAGGCAACAGTCAAGAAGACGGGTACGAAGACCGTTCCGACAAAGAAAGGTACATCAACGAAGACAAAAAAGGAGATTGCCTGA
- the nikR gene encoding nickel-responsive transcriptional regulator NikR, translating into MDGVTRIGVSLEPELLKEFDKVISKKGYVSRSEAIRDLVRDSLAESEWKNDKDYMCGVIVMIYDHHTTGIGEKLTEVQHGKMQNINTSVHVHLDHDRCMEILIVEGELGQLKTLTNEVSSIKGVLRCKLTMASQSTGHMHHIGVRR; encoded by the coding sequence ATGGATGGTGTTACGCGCATCGGTGTTTCTCTTGAGCCTGAACTTCTGAAGGAATTTGATAAAGTCATTTCAAAGAAAGGATATGTCAGCAGATCTGAGGCGATACGGGACCTGGTGCGCGATTCCCTTGCCGAGAGCGAATGGAAGAACGACAAGGACTACATGTGCGGCGTTATCGTAATGATCTACGACCACCACACAACGGGGATCGGAGAGAAGCTCACAGAAGTACAGCACGGAAAGATGCAGAACATAAACACCTCTGTGCATGTGCACCTCGACCATGACAGATGTATGGAGATCCTGATCGTCGAAGGTGAGCTAGGTCAGCTTAAGACGCTTACAAACGAGGTCTCTTCGATCAAAGGCGTTCTGAGATGCAAGCTCACCATGGCCTCTCAGTCCACGGGCCATATGCACCACATCGGAGTGAGACGTTAG
- a CDS encoding endonuclease III domain-containing protein codes for MAEKDVSRILDILSKDYGRGAYPGRSSEGLNPEWKADPFHVLISTILSQRTKDNNTRKASDNLFREYDSIEELAEADTDTVAALIRPAGFPQQKAKAIVECCKILKDHHDSKVPEDTRTLLTLPMVGRKTAACVQAYAMGIPAVCVDTHVHRISNLIGLVNTKDPAGTEMELMRITPKERWIDINKYFVRHGQTVCLPNHPRCGKCSVRSMCDHSEMIIRKGTVFHNSLAR; via the coding sequence ATGGCTGAAAAAGATGTATCCCGGATCTTGGATATACTCTCAAAGGATTATGGAAGAGGAGCATACCCGGGAAGGTCGTCGGAAGGACTGAATCCCGAGTGGAAGGCTGATCCGTTCCATGTGCTGATCTCAACGATCCTTTCCCAAAGGACCAAAGATAACAACACCAGGAAGGCATCCGACAACCTATTCAGAGAATATGATTCCATCGAGGAATTGGCCGAAGCGGATACAGATACAGTTGCGGCTCTGATCCGTCCCGCCGGGTTCCCTCAGCAGAAGGCAAAGGCAATCGTGGAGTGCTGCAAGATATTGAAAGATCACCATGACAGTAAGGTCCCGGAGGACACAAGGACGTTGTTGACATTGCCGATGGTGGGTAGGAAGACGGCCGCCTGTGTGCAAGCATATGCGATGGGGATCCCCGCAGTGTGCGTAGATACGCATGTCCATAGGATATCCAATCTGATCGGACTGGTCAATACCAAAGACCCAGCAGGTACTGAAATGGAGCTAATGAGGATAACTCCGAAAGAGAGGTGGATAGACATAAACAAATATTTTGTCAGGCACGGACAGACTGTCTGTCTTCCAAACCATCCTCGTTGTGGGAAATGCTCCGTTCGCTCTATGTGCGATCATTCAGAAATGATCATCAGAAAAGGAACTGTGTTTCATAATTCGTTGGCCCGCTGA
- a CDS encoding asparagine synthase C-terminal domain-containing protein: MTGGSEDLRKALEDAVCDAVTGKDIAVAFSGGLDSGIIAALVKKHAREATLYTVGTRDSHDVKEAEISAEELGMSGGYLEINEDDVLEGIREILSITGMKDPVTVSFEIPLYFVCRYAEEKDILTGQGADELFAGYSKYVGLGEEDLKRMMAEDLKKVLELTVPYEKKIAEHFGKRIHHPFLDKNVIRAAGELDINELISSEDPASRKRVLREAAKTFGYAGISSKEKKAAQYGSGVMVLIKRICRMNGQTFAELIEFIRREVL, translated from the coding sequence ATGACAGGCGGCTCGGAGGACCTGAGGAAAGCATTAGAAGACGCCGTGTGCGATGCGGTTACCGGAAAGGACATCGCGGTCGCATTCTCAGGCGGGCTCGATTCAGGCATCATTGCCGCATTAGTGAAAAAACATGCGAGAGAGGCCACACTCTATACAGTTGGAACAAGAGATTCCCACGATGTCAAAGAAGCAGAGATATCGGCAGAAGAGCTGGGGATGAGCGGAGGATACCTGGAGATAAACGAGGACGATGTCCTCGAAGGCATAAGGGAGATCCTCTCCATAACGGGAATGAAAGATCCGGTCACGGTGTCCTTCGAGATCCCCCTGTATTTTGTCTGCCGGTACGCAGAGGAGAAGGATATCCTCACGGGTCAAGGTGCCGACGAGCTTTTTGCTGGGTATTCGAAATACGTCGGTCTCGGAGAAGAAGATCTGAAAAGAATGATGGCAGAAGATCTGAAGAAAGTGCTTGAGTTAACTGTTCCTTACGAAAAGAAGATCGCAGAGCATTTCGGGAAAAGGATCCATCATCCATTCCTCGACAAAAATGTGATAAGGGCGGCCGGGGAACTGGACATCAATGAATTGATCTCTTCAGAAGATCCAGCTTCCAGAAAGAGGGTTCTGAGAGAGGCCGCCAAGACCTTCGGATATGCCGGGATATCCTCAAAGGAGAAAAAAGCCGCCCAATACGGCTCCGGCGTGATGGTCCTGATAAAAAGGATCTGCAGGATGAACGGTCAGACCTTTGCCGAGTTGATAGAGTTCATAAGGAGAGAGGTATTGTGA
- a CDS encoding nicotinate phosphoribosyltransferase, producing MEKLFIADEKDVRDGYTMDIYFERTKKILEASGLAETKVCAEITGSSLPRGWEWGVFCGLEEVIRLTEGLPISIYAVPEGTLFKTRTPDSVRVPLMNIFGAYTDFGIFETAILGMLCQPSGTATAAARTKIAAKNKTVLAFGNRRMHPAIAGVLDRSCYIGGCDGVSSKIGGDIIGKEAIGTVPHTLMLLMGSNDAAFRAFDRVIEKEVPRIMLIDTFSDERTAALEACTSIKDLKGVRLDTPGSRRGNFKELINEVRWELDMNGHKDVDIIVSGGLDESSIADIVDTSVSGFGVGTSISNAPTLDLSMDVVEKDGQPISKRGKFGGRKFTYRCPKCFEMGVSLRPDDKVVCGCGNKMEMVEKEVLRNGKRVGKERTPSDIRDYVIKQLKTAGKL from the coding sequence ATGGAAAAGCTTTTCATTGCCGATGAAAAAGATGTGCGCGATGGATACACAATGGATATCTACTTCGAAAGAACGAAGAAGATCCTCGAGGCATCCGGACTGGCCGAAACCAAAGTTTGCGCAGAGATAACAGGCAGCTCTCTCCCGAGAGGATGGGAGTGGGGAGTGTTCTGCGGGCTGGAAGAAGTGATAAGGCTTACGGAAGGGCTTCCCATATCGATATATGCCGTTCCCGAAGGAACATTATTCAAAACAAGGACCCCGGACAGCGTACGCGTCCCCTTAATGAATATTTTCGGCGCGTATACGGATTTCGGCATATTCGAAACGGCCATTCTGGGAATGCTCTGTCAGCCGTCCGGCACAGCAACAGCTGCGGCGCGCACCAAGATCGCGGCTAAGAACAAGACCGTATTGGCATTCGGGAATAGAAGGATGCACCCTGCGATCGCAGGCGTCCTGGACAGGTCATGCTATATTGGCGGATGCGACGGCGTATCATCAAAGATCGGCGGTGACATCATCGGCAAAGAGGCAATAGGCACGGTCCCGCATACGCTAATGCTCCTCATGGGAAGCAACGATGCCGCTTTCAGAGCATTCGACAGGGTCATAGAGAAGGAAGTTCCAAGAATAATGCTGATAGACACATTCTCGGACGAAAGGACAGCGGCGCTGGAAGCATGCACCTCGATCAAGGACCTCAAGGGCGTGAGGCTTGATACGCCCGGTTCGAGAAGAGGCAACTTCAAAGAACTCATCAACGAGGTAAGATGGGAGTTGGATATGAATGGGCACAAGGACGTCGATATCATCGTTTCGGGAGGGCTTGACGAGTCATCCATCGCCGATATAGTGGATACTTCCGTGTCAGGGTTCGGTGTGGGGACTTCCATAAGCAATGCGCCTACATTGGATCTATCAATGGATGTCGTTGAAAAAGACGGGCAGCCGATCTCAAAGAGAGGCAAATTCGGCGGAAGGAAATTCACGTACAGATGTCCTAAATGTTTCGAGATGGGTGTTTCCCTCAGACCGGATGACAAGGTCGTCTGCGGCTGCGGCAACAAGATGGAAATGGTCGAGAAGGAAGTGCTCCGCAACGGCAAAAGGGTAGGTAAGGAGAGGACGCCGTCCGACATCCGCGACTACGTGATAAAACAACTCAAAACGGCCGGAAAACTCTGA